One region of Dokdonia sp. 4H-3-7-5 genomic DNA includes:
- a CDS encoding shikimate dehydrogenase family protein: MEQEQKLVDKYGLIGKDIGYSFSRGYFKNKFDKLAIAATYVNFDVPEKEALKDLFSPAYAKGYNVTIPYKQDVIPLVDNLNSDAEAIGAVNTIRVESDGTLTGYNTDFIGFRDTLLEHFGDSLFEDFGTPNFKSRDLKCLILGTGGASKAVHYAMQQLGVQCVFVSRKRKESTITYEDLDRELIESQTFIVNTTPLGTYPDVEESPDIPYLFLNETHVAFDLIYNPAESSFLRYAGEQGATIINGLRMLELQAEASWSIWNS, from the coding sequence ATGGAACAAGAACAAAAGCTCGTGGATAAGTACGGACTCATAGGAAAAGATATAGGATACTCATTTTCTAGAGGGTATTTTAAAAATAAGTTTGACAAGCTAGCGATAGCGGCAACATATGTAAATTTTGATGTTCCCGAGAAAGAAGCCTTAAAAGATCTTTTTTCTCCCGCTTACGCGAAAGGTTATAATGTAACCATCCCTTATAAACAAGATGTAATACCCTTAGTAGATAATCTCAATTCAGATGCCGAAGCTATTGGAGCTGTAAACACCATAAGAGTTGAAAGTGATGGAACATTAACTGGTTATAATACGGATTTTATTGGTTTTAGAGATACCTTATTGGAGCACTTTGGAGACTCTCTTTTTGAAGATTTTGGCACACCAAACTTTAAAAGTAGAGATTTAAAATGCCTTATTTTAGGAACAGGAGGAGCATCAAAGGCGGTACACTATGCAATGCAACAGCTTGGTGTGCAATGTGTTTTTGTTTCGCGAAAGCGTAAAGAATCAACAATAACCTACGAAGATCTAGATAGAGAACTCATCGAGAGCCAGACTTTTATAGTGAATACAACGCCGCTAGGCACCTATCCGGATGTAGAGGAATCCCCAGATATTCCATATTTATTTTTAAATGAAACACATGTTGCATTTGACTTGATTTATAATCCGGCAGAGTCTTCTTTTTTACGATATGCAGGCGAGCAAGGAGCGACCATAATTAATGGTTTGCGCATGCTAGAATTGCAAGCAGAGGCCTCATGGTCAATATGGAACAGCTAG
- a CDS encoding DUF368 domain-containing protein, with protein sequence MQTETRSLSDKVWLVLKGLAMGAANKVPGVSGGVVAYVAGFYEEFIYSLQKVNGKALKLLFGGRLKSFWRYINGKFLGLLILGMLISYFSVSLLLDIAIRNYPLLVWSAFFGMIIGSIYYIAKDFQEWTRRNIVMLISGIIFGVAISLMEPAQENDNLFFVFICGIIGVSGMTLPGLSGSFILILLGNYVLLLVDAVNALFVTMTSVFGGDFTFIDDPEHMRLLTVLIVFSLGSLTGLVTLSHFLSFLLKKFRWATNAAILGFIIGSLGVVWPWKLEVFKRDSLGEIAIDRNGSPILDNYDRYMPTDINIENVLAVFFILTGIFMVVALGKYGTRTKARG encoded by the coding sequence ATGCAGACTGAGACTAGATCACTTTCTGATAAAGTCTGGCTAGTTCTCAAAGGGCTGGCTATGGGTGCCGCAAATAAGGTGCCTGGAGTTTCTGGAGGTGTAGTCGCATATGTAGCAGGTTTTTATGAAGAGTTTATTTACTCACTTCAAAAAGTTAATGGTAAAGCTTTAAAGTTACTTTTTGGAGGACGTCTCAAGAGCTTCTGGAGATATATTAACGGTAAGTTTTTAGGGCTACTTATACTTGGTATGCTTATCAGCTATTTTAGCGTGTCGCTACTATTAGATATTGCCATTCGCAATTATCCTTTACTCGTATGGAGTGCTTTTTTTGGAATGATTATAGGTTCCATTTACTATATCGCAAAGGATTTTCAAGAGTGGACAAGGCGTAATATTGTGATGCTCATCTCGGGAATTATATTTGGTGTTGCTATAAGCCTTATGGAGCCAGCCCAAGAAAATGACAACCTATTTTTTGTATTTATATGTGGTATTATAGGTGTTTCTGGTATGACATTGCCAGGGCTCTCAGGCTCGTTTATCCTTATACTTCTAGGTAATTATGTGCTGCTCCTTGTAGACGCTGTAAATGCATTGTTCGTGACGATGACTAGCGTTTTTGGTGGTGATTTCACTTTTATAGATGATCCAGAGCACATGCGATTACTTACGGTGCTTATCGTTTTTTCGCTGGGCTCTCTTACAGGTCTCGTGACTTTATCTCACTTTTTAAGTTTCTTACTCAAGAAATTTAGATGGGCGACTAATGCTGCGATTCTAGGCTTTATTATAGGCTCTCTTGGCGTAGTCTGGCCGTGGAAGCTTGAAGTTTTTAAAAGGGACTCCTTAGGGGAGATAGCGATAGACAGAAATGGTAGCCCCATATTAGATAATTATGATCGCTACATGCCTACAGATATTAATATAGAAAATGTGCTCGCGGTATTTTTTATCCTCACCGGTATTTTTATGGTCGTGGCATTAGGGAAATATGGAACAAGAACAAAAGCTCGTGGATAA